In Pan paniscus chromosome 13, NHGRI_mPanPan1-v2.0_pri, whole genome shotgun sequence, one DNA window encodes the following:
- the HES6 gene encoding transcription cofactor HES-6 isoform X1 yields MAPPAAPGRDRVGREDEDGWETRGDRKARKPLVEKKRRARINESLQELRLLLAGAEVQAKLENAEVLELTVRRVQGVLRGRAREREQLQAEASERFAAGYIQCMHEVHTFVSTCQAIDATVAAELLNHLLESMPLREGSSFQDLLGDALAGPPGAPGRNGRPAGGAPGSPIPSPPGPGDDLCSDLEEAPEAELSRAPAEGPDLVPAALGSLTTAQLARSVWRPW; encoded by the exons ATGGCGCCACCCGCGGCGCCTGGCCGGGACCGTGTGGGCCGTGAGGATGAGGACGGCTGGGAGACGCGAGGGGACCGCAAG GCCCGGAAGCCCCTGGTGGAGAAGAAGCGGCGCGCGCGGATCAACGAGAGCCTGCAGGAGCTGCGGCTGCTGCTGGCGGGCGCCGAG GTGCAGGCCAAGCTGGAGAACGCCGAGGTGCTGGAGCTGACGGTGCGGCGGGTCCAGGGTGTGCTGCGGGGCCGGGCGCGCG AGCGCGAGCAGCTGCAGGCGGAAGCGAGCGAGCGCTTCGCTGCCGGCTACATCCAGTGCATGCACGAGGTGCACACGTTCGTGTCCACGTGCCAGGCCATCGACGCCACCGTCGCTGCCGAGCTCCTGAACCATCTGCTCGAGTCCATGCCGCTGCGTGAGGGCAGCAGCTTCCAGGATCTGCTGGGGGACGCCCTGGCGGGGCCACCTGGAGCCCCTGGACGGAATGGCCGGCCTGCGGGGGGTGCTCCGGGATCCCCAATACCCAGCCCCCCCGGTCCTGGGGACGACCTGTGCTCCGACCTGGAGGAGGCCCCTGAGGCTGAACTGAGTCGGGCTCCTGCTGAGGGGCCCGACTTGGTGCCCGCAGCCCTGGGCAGCCTGACCACAGCCCAACTTGCCCGGAGTGTCTGGAGGCCTTGGTGA
- the HES6 gene encoding transcription cofactor HES-6 isoform X2: MAPPAAPGRDRVGREDEDGWETRGDRKARKPLVEKKRRARINESLQELRLLLAGAEVQAKLENAEVLELTSASSCRRKRASASLPATSSACTRCTRSCPRARPSTPPSLPSS; the protein is encoded by the exons ATGGCGCCACCCGCGGCGCCTGGCCGGGACCGTGTGGGCCGTGAGGATGAGGACGGCTGGGAGACGCGAGGGGACCGCAAG GCCCGGAAGCCCCTGGTGGAGAAGAAGCGGCGCGCGCGGATCAACGAGAGCCTGCAGGAGCTGCGGCTGCTGCTGGCGGGCGCCGAG GTGCAGGCCAAGCTGGAGAACGCCGAGGTGCTGGAGCTGACG AGCGCGAGCAGCTGCAGGCGGAAGCGAGCGAGCGCTTCGCTGCCGGCTACATCCAGTGCATGCACGAGGTGCACACGTTCGTGTCCACGTGCCAGGCCATCGACGCCACCGTCGCTGCCGAGCTCCTGA